The following coding sequences lie in one Oryctolagus cuniculus chromosome 7, mOryCun1.1, whole genome shotgun sequence genomic window:
- the LOC138850347 gene encoding nucleoporin SEH1-like — protein MAQVSSHAIKVRLGDLYVTMSVPYRIGRQGLGPSLCHSCISWNPSSSHAHSPRRAVGSDDNSPNAMAKVQIFEYNENTRKYAKAETLMTVTDPVHDAAFAPNLGRSFHILAIATKDVRIFTLKPVRKELTSSGGPTKFEIHIAAQFDNHNSQVWRVSWNITGTSSGDDGYVRLWKANYMDNWKCTGILKGNGSPVNGSSQQGNVNPSLGSNITNLQNALNGSSAGRKHS, from the exons ATGGCTCAGGTGTCATCACATGCCATAAAAGTGAGACTAGGAG ACCTGTATGTGACTATGTCAGTGCCTTACAGGATAGGA AGGCAGGGACTTGGCCCAAGCCTGTGCCATAGTTGTATTTCTTGGAACCCTTCAAGCTCTCATGCTCATTCTCCCAGGAGAGCTGTAGGGAGTGATGACAATAGTCCAAATGCAATGGCCAAAGTTCAGATTTTTGAATATAATGAAAACACCAGGAAATATGCAAAAGCTGAAACTCTTATGACAGTCACTGATCCTGTTCATGATGCTGCATTTGCTCCAAACTTGGGAAGATCTTTCCATATTCTAGCAATAGCAACCAAAGATGTGAGGATTTTTACACTAAAACCTGTGAGGAAAGAACTTACTTCATCTGGTGGAccaacaaaatttgaaatccatatagcTGCTCAGTTTGATAATCACAATTCTCAGGTCTGGAGAGTGAGCTGGAATATAACAGGAACATCTTCAGGAGATGATGGCTATGTACGATTGTGGAAAGCTAACTATATGGACAATTGGAAGTGCACTGGTATTTTGAAAGGTAATGGGAGCCCAGTCAATGGGAGTTCTCAGCAGGGAAATGTGAATCCTTCCCTAGGTTCAAATATTACAAATCTTCAAAATgcactaaatggatcttctgctGGCAGAAAGCACAGCTGA